A single region of the Salvelinus sp. IW2-2015 linkage group LG20, ASM291031v2, whole genome shotgun sequence genome encodes:
- the sim2 gene encoding LOW QUALITY PROTEIN: single-minded homolog 2 (The sequence of the model RefSeq protein was modified relative to this genomic sequence to represent the inferred CDS: inserted 14 bases in 10 codons; deleted 3 bases in 2 codons; substituted 2 bases at 2 genomic stop codons), producing the protein MKEKSKNAAKTRREKENGEFYELAKLLPLPSAITSQLDKASIIRLTTSYLKMRAVFPDGLGEAWGQPTRISPLDNMAKELGSHLLQTLDGFVFVVASDGKIMYISETASVHLGLSQVELTGNSIFEYIHQSDHDEMTAVLSAHQPLHHHFLQEYEIERSFFLRXKCVLAKRNAGLTXICGGXKVIHCSGYLKIRQYVMDMALFDSCYQIVGLVAVGHSLPPSGITEIKLHSNMFMFRASLDLKLIFLDSRVAELTGHEPQDLIEKTLYHHVHGCDAFHLRFAHHPVMLVKGQVTTKYYRMLSKHXGWVWVQSYATIVHNSRSSRPHCIVSVNYVLTDIEYKDMQLSQEQSRAAKSSLAFKSGPASSQDPRKQLKAKAVKIKSKLKTAPYPQVLLPTSTYHHDKLDCSPKESLEGEPPYTLTTCQGQSSGPSGGPEAGEVLCSISAPYGLSXPQPIWTLPHTDSQRRLRPTQGFSTTSPSPASPSLAPXALLSSLQDRGGEGRWSCANAKTHPGHALRPSVASCAITTATAAAYSGRPSASRGYPQQPLHGVLSSCAXPAPISRYKEEPYEHHXLGQRKTTEDRLPSQSQATKQDSKLPFNRDHLHKGSEGGGCIVGEKPLSCPLLSSSVLEKASYKQSGSLHXLGQPFPMQVVLEQRRRLCMMESPYSHSATGPLEHTDSNWERRTPKLLEPEAGXRRMWMGVGVEVGVGMGVGVEVGGWWMGVGWAGLPAQAPYMSLNLHHVLAKHSSFQAPPYXALGHLSDSYGYRGDEMGSYGYKSQSPASGSSPETHREIPHYIGTSXIITNESDTAWG; encoded by the exons GGCTGGGGGAGGCCTGGGGCCAGCCTACCAGAATCAGCCCTCTGGACAACATGGCAAAAGAACTGGGCTCCCATCTACTGCAG ACTCTGGACGGCTTCGTATTCGTTGTCGCTTCAGACGGMAAAATCATGTACATCTCTGAGACTGCATCAGTCCACCTCGGCCTATCCCAG GTGGAGCTGACGGGCAACAGTATATTTGAGTACATCCACCAATCAGACCATGATGAGATGACGGCCGTTCTCAGCGCCCATCAGCCCCTCCACCATCACTTCCTGCAAG AGTACGAAATTGAGCGCTCTTTTTTCCTGA TGAAGTGTGTATTGGCCAAGCGTAATGCAGGACTGACGT AAATATGTGGTGGTTGAAaa GTGATCCACTGCAGTGGGTATTTGAAGATCCGTCAGTACGTGATGGACATGGCGCTGTTTGACTCGTGTTATCAGATCGTGGGTCTGGTGGCGGTGGGCCACTCCCTGCCTCCCAGTGGTATCACAGAGATCAAGCTCCATAGTAACATGTTCATGTTCAGGGCCAGCCTGGACCTCAAGCTCATTTTCCTGGACTCCAG GGTGGCTGAGTTGACGGGACACGAACCCCAGGACCTGATCGAGAAGACACTGTACCACCATGTGCACGGCTGTGACGCATTCCATCTACGCTTCGCTCACCACCCTGTGA TGTTGGTGAAAGGGCAGGTCACCACTAAGTACTACCGTATGTTGTCCAAGC GGGGCTGGGTGTGGGTGCAGAGCTACGCCACCATCGTCCACAACAGCCGC TCCTCCAGACCCCACTGCATCGTCAGCGTCAACTATGTTCTCAC GGACATAGAGTATAAAGATATGCAGCTGTCTCAGGAGCAGAGTCGAGCGGCCAAATCCAGCTTGGCCTTTAAGAGTGGCCCGGCCTCCTCTCAGGACCCCCGCAAACAACTTAAAGCCAAAGCAGTCAAGATCAAGAGCAAACTCAAAACAGCCCCCTACCCTCAGGTACTACT CCCAACATCCACCTACCATCACGACAAGCTGGACTGCTCCCCCAAGGAGAGCCTGGAAGGAGAGCCCCCCTACACCCTGACCACCTGCCAGGGGCAGAGCTCTGGCCCCTCTGGAGGCCCAGAAGCTGGAGAGGTCCTGTGTAGCATCAGCGCCCCGTATGGCCTCTC TCCCCAACCCATATGGACCCTACCCCACACGGACTCCCAGAGGAGGTTGCGACCCACCCAGGGTTTCTCTACCACCTCGCCCTCCCCGGCTTCCCCCAGCCTGGCGCC GGCGCTGCTCAGCTCCCTGCAGGATCGAGGGGGCGAGGGGCGCTGGAGCTGTGCCAACGCC AAAACCCATCCCGGTCATGCCCTGAGGCCCTCTGTTGCATCGTGTGCCATCACCACTGCCACTGCAGCAGCGTATTCCGGT AGGCCCTCAGCGAGCAGGGGGTACCCCCAGCAACCCCTCCATGGCGTCCTCTCCAGCTGCG ACCCTGCGCCTATCAGCAGGTACAAGGAAGAGCCCTACGAGCATC CGCTTGGCCAGAGGAAGACCACAGAGGACCGCCTGCCCTCCCAGTCACAGGCCACAAAACAAGACAGCAAGCTGCCGTTCAATCGAGACCACCTCCACAAGGGCTCAGAGGGAGGTGGTTGCATAGTAGGGGAGAAGCCTTTGTCCTGTCCTCTGCTGAGTAGCTCTGTGCTGGAGAAGGCGAGCTATAAGCAGTCCGGGTCCCTCCA GCTGGGCCAGCCCTTCCCCATGCAGGTGGTGCTAGAGCAGCGCAGGAGGCTGTGTATGATGGAGTCCCCCTACAGCCACAGTGCCACTGGCCCCTTGGAGCACACGGACAGCAATTGGGAGCGGAGGACCCCCAAGCTGCTGGAGCCTGAAGCgg agaggaggatgtggaTGGGGGTTGGAGTTGAAGTTGGGGTTGGGATGGGGGTGGGAGTTGAAGTTGGTGGTTGGTGGATGGGGGTGGGGTGGGCAGGCCTGCCGGCCCAGGCTCCGTACATGTCTTTGAACCTCCACCACGTCTTGGCCAAACACAGCTCCTTCCAGGCCCCGCCCT GCGCCCTCGGCCATTTGTCGGACAGCTACGGTTACCGTGGTGATGAAATGGGTTCTTATGGCTACAAGAGCCAAAGCCCCGCCTCTGGCTCCTCCCCTGAGACCCACAGGGAGATCCCTCATTACATCGGCACGTC CATCATCACCAACGAGAGTGACACAGCCTGGGGTTGA